Proteins encoded within one genomic window of Geminocystis sp. M7585_C2015_104:
- a CDS encoding circadian clock KaiB family protein — protein sequence MASYLLRLYITGNSINSQRAIANLLRLCREELNNKYQVEIIDVLEEPDRAEREKILVTPTLIKQLPPPLQRIIGDLSNKENVLYGLDLIDQ from the coding sequence ATGGCTAGCTATTTATTGAGATTATACATAACCGGCAATTCTATAAATTCTCAGAGGGCCATCGCCAATTTGTTGCGTCTTTGTCGAGAAGAATTGAACAATAAATACCAGGTGGAGATTATAGACGTTTTGGAGGAACCCGACAGGGCGGAAAGAGAGAAAATACTAGTAACACCTACCCTTATCAAGCAACTGCCGCCGCCCTTACAGAGAATCATTGGCGACTTGTCCAACAAAGAAAACGTACTATACGGTTTGGATCTTATCGACCAATGA